One window of Dechloromonas sp. ZY10 genomic DNA carries:
- a CDS encoding TonB-dependent receptor plug domain-containing protein: MFEGNMATGRMHARLRVIAAAVLSAFAVSASAGDEDLYFSELPIVASVSRLPQRLADAPGAVTVIDRTLIKASGARNFVDLLRLVPGFQVTPHNQEGGIVAYHGLSNEEYTPRVQVLLDGRSLYSPLFKSGVNWNLIPVALENIERIEVMRGANGVSYGSNALLGVINIITQDASQTHGWMLAANHGNNSVRDQTVRWGGRVSGADLRMTAKLTGDGGFQKMFDGSLGWFDPHDARHAGLFDLRADIPLGNHDELRVGLSHAEDVSQYGRPASLSDPFRDLAQHSTSLSLEWSRVIAPGEEFKLRYAHVDDWFSGAYDERVSFGVQSGQNVSFTNRNRAGGRSTVDELEFQYLLSPWHKTRLVWGGALKYVTLQSVDQFYLAPRQTRATERVFGNLEWNAGAAWLVNFGASIENDSIAGSFVDPRVSVSYRLQPDHTLRFIASRAHRTPSLYEANGSQRKLPDGGSSPVDITYLAQGVLRPERVDTLEVGYLGEWKSLRASLDVRAFREKIPNRIQIVPTALPASSADNRDSDKDRFFDRSILLGGIPYPYGRADAAMNLENVVVRGYEYQFRWQPFESTRLLYNHALIQTEAVLNDLAPIAEKFAENIDKIPAQTRRSAPRNSQSAMLIQQLPHDFDLSVMYYKSGLMQWLRNSYTNPYERIDWRLARSFKLAGVRAELAYTAQMANHDMEGRRNTRIAKELHWLSLRLDF, from the coding sequence ATGTTTGAGGGGAACATGGCGACCGGCCGGATGCATGCGCGACTGAGAGTGATTGCCGCTGCCGTTCTGTCTGCTTTTGCAGTTTCGGCAAGCGCCGGCGACGAGGACCTTTATTTCAGCGAGTTGCCGATTGTCGCCTCGGTCAGCCGATTGCCGCAGCGACTGGCCGATGCACCGGGTGCGGTCACGGTGATTGATCGGACCCTGATCAAGGCCTCCGGGGCCCGTAATTTTGTTGATTTGTTGCGGCTGGTACCCGGTTTTCAGGTGACGCCGCATAATCAGGAGGGAGGGATCGTTGCCTACCATGGGTTGAGCAACGAGGAATACACCCCTCGTGTGCAGGTTCTGCTCGATGGTCGTTCCCTTTATTCCCCCCTGTTCAAGAGCGGTGTCAATTGGAACCTGATTCCGGTTGCTCTGGAAAATATCGAGCGGATTGAGGTGATGCGTGGCGCCAACGGGGTTTCCTATGGTTCCAACGCGCTCCTGGGGGTGATCAACATCATTACCCAGGATGCCTCGCAGACCCATGGCTGGATGCTGGCAGCCAATCATGGCAATAATTCGGTGCGTGATCAGACCGTGCGCTGGGGCGGGCGGGTCAGTGGTGCCGATCTGCGGATGACGGCCAAGCTGACCGGTGACGGCGGCTTTCAAAAGATGTTTGACGGCTCGCTGGGCTGGTTCGATCCACACGATGCACGGCATGCCGGCTTATTCGATTTGCGCGCCGATATTCCTCTTGGCAATCACGATGAACTGCGGGTTGGCCTCAGTCATGCTGAGGATGTCTCGCAATACGGTCGGCCGGCCAGCTTGAGTGATCCTTTCCGCGATCTTGCACAGCATTCGACCTCGCTTAGTCTTGAGTGGTCGCGGGTGATTGCACCGGGTGAGGAGTTCAAGCTGCGTTATGCCCACGTTGACGACTGGTTTTCTGGCGCTTACGACGAACGCGTTTCGTTCGGGGTCCAGAGTGGGCAAAACGTCAGCTTCACCAACCGTAATCGGGCAGGAGGGCGTTCGACCGTTGATGAACTTGAGTTCCAGTATCTGCTCTCGCCCTGGCACAAGACACGACTGGTATGGGGGGGGGCGCTTAAGTATGTCACCTTGCAATCGGTTGATCAGTTTTATCTGGCGCCGCGTCAAACGCGAGCGACCGAGCGGGTATTTGGCAATCTGGAGTGGAATGCCGGAGCAGCGTGGTTGGTGAATTTTGGCGCCAGCATCGAGAACGACAGCATCGCAGGCAGTTTTGTCGATCCGCGAGTCAGTGTCAGTTATCGTTTGCAGCCGGACCATACCTTGCGTTTCATCGCTTCGCGCGCCCACCGGACACCGAGTCTGTACGAGGCCAATGGTAGCCAGCGGAAATTGCCGGACGGAGGTTCCTCGCCCGTTGATATTACCTATCTGGCACAGGGCGTGTTGCGCCCGGAGCGGGTCGATACCCTCGAAGTTGGTTATCTCGGCGAGTGGAAGTCCCTGCGTGCAAGCCTTGATGTTCGGGCTTTCCGGGAGAAAATTCCGAACCGCATCCAGATCGTGCCCACTGCGCTGCCGGCAAGCTCAGCCGATAACCGCGATAGCGACAAGGATCGCTTCTTTGACCGCAGCATTCTGCTGGGCGGGATTCCGTACCCCTACGGCCGGGCCGATGCGGCGATGAATCTCGAGAATGTAGTGGTGCGTGGCTATGAATACCAGTTCCGCTGGCAGCCGTTTGAATCTACCCGCCTGCTATACAACCACGCATTGATCCAGACCGAGGCGGTCCTTAACGATCTGGCGCCGATTGCTGAAAAATTTGCCGAGAATATCGACAAGATTCCGGCCCAAACCCGTCGCTCGGCTCCTCGCAACAGCCAGTCGGCGATGCTGATCCAGCAGTTGCCCCATGATTTCGATCTGTCGGTGATGTATTACAAGAGCGGCCTGATGCAGTGGTTGCGGAATTCCTATACCAACCCCTACGAGCGCATCGACTGGCGTCTGGCTCGCAGTTTCAAGCTTGCGGGCGTGCGCGCTGAATTGGCCTATACCGCACAGATGGCCAATCACGACATGGAAGGGCGGCGTAACACCCGGATCGCGAAGGAGTTGCACTGGTTATCCTTGCGCCTGGATTTCTGA
- a CDS encoding homoserine O-acetyltransferase, with amino-acid sequence MPGQSVGVVQSQRAHFDHALQLRSGGVLPAYDLVYETYGSLNAAKSNAILVCHALSGHHHVAGHYADAPDNLGWWDNIVGPGRPLDTDRFFIVGVNNLGGCHGSTGPSSINPATGKPWGADFPLVAVSDWVEAQARLADRLGIDSWAAVVGGSLGGMQALRWTISQPERVRNAAIIASAPKLTAQNIAFNDVARQAILTDPDFHGGHYYEHNARPVRGLRLARMLGHITYLSDDQMGEKFGRELRNGSFSFDYDVEFEVESYLRYQGDKFAGYFDANTYLLMTKALDYFDPARLDGGDLTKALGRSHPDTGFLIASFTTDWRFSPARSREIVAALLANKRRVSYAEIDLNFGHDSFLMEDAHYHGVVDAFLRNVKV; translated from the coding sequence ATGCCAGGACAATCCGTCGGCGTCGTGCAATCGCAACGCGCCCATTTCGACCACGCACTGCAACTCCGCAGCGGCGGCGTTCTGCCCGCCTACGATCTGGTCTACGAAACGTATGGCAGCCTCAACGCCGCCAAGTCGAACGCCATCCTCGTCTGTCACGCCCTCTCGGGACACCATCATGTAGCCGGCCATTATGCCGATGCACCGGACAATCTCGGCTGGTGGGACAACATCGTCGGCCCCGGGCGCCCGCTGGACACTGATCGTTTCTTTATTGTCGGCGTCAATAACCTGGGGGGCTGCCACGGCTCGACCGGACCGTCGTCAATCAATCCGGCCACCGGCAAACCCTGGGGTGCAGATTTCCCTCTGGTAGCCGTCAGTGATTGGGTGGAGGCCCAAGCCCGACTGGCCGACCGGCTCGGCATCGACAGCTGGGCAGCCGTCGTCGGTGGCAGTCTTGGCGGCATGCAGGCCCTGCGCTGGACCATCAGCCAGCCGGAACGGGTACGCAATGCGGCAATCATCGCCTCGGCCCCCAAGCTGACGGCACAGAACATCGCCTTCAACGACGTAGCCCGGCAGGCCATCCTGACTGACCCGGATTTTCACGGCGGCCACTATTACGAGCACAATGCCCGTCCGGTACGCGGCCTGCGCCTGGCGCGCATGCTCGGCCACATCACTTATCTGTCTGATGACCAAATGGGTGAAAAATTCGGCCGCGAACTACGCAACGGCTCTTTTTCCTTCGATTACGACGTCGAGTTCGAGGTCGAGTCCTATTTGCGCTACCAGGGCGACAAGTTTGCCGGCTATTTCGACGCCAATACGTATCTGTTGATGACCAAGGCGCTCGACTATTTCGACCCTGCCCGCCTCGACGGCGGCGACCTGACCAAGGCGCTCGGCCGCAGTCATCCCGACACCGGCTTCCTGATCGCTTCGTTCACCACCGACTGGCGCTTTTCGCCGGCCCGCTCGCGCGAAATCGTCGCTGCGCTACTGGCCAACAAGCGCCGCGTTTCCTACGCGGAAATCGACCTCAACTTCGGCCACGACTCCTTCCTGATGGAAGATGCCCACTATCACGGCGTGGTCGATGCCTTCCTGCGGAACGTAAAAGTATGA
- the metW gene encoding methionine biosynthesis protein MetW produces the protein MTTHTLGRPDFDVIAGWIEPGHRVLDLGCGDGALLKHLIDTRGVDGVGVDFEPANVLASLRNGINVIQGNLENGLTDFADQAFDHVVLSRTLQTVRHTEGILREMLRVGREAVVSFPNFAYWKNLRSVLDGRMPVSEDLPYQWYNSPNVRFFTLLDFEALCAQMGLTVRERRVLDEQGRPVESEDPRELNFLGSLAVFRLSQTA, from the coding sequence ATGACCACGCATACGCTTGGACGCCCCGATTTTGACGTCATCGCCGGCTGGATCGAACCCGGCCACCGCGTGCTCGACCTTGGCTGCGGCGATGGCGCACTGCTCAAGCACCTGATCGATACCCGCGGCGTCGATGGCGTTGGCGTCGATTTTGAGCCAGCCAATGTCCTGGCATCGCTGCGCAACGGCATCAACGTGATCCAGGGCAATCTGGAAAACGGCCTGACCGATTTTGCCGATCAGGCCTTTGACCATGTTGTCCTTTCACGCACACTGCAGACGGTACGCCACACTGAAGGCATTCTGCGCGAAATGCTGCGAGTCGGTCGCGAAGCGGTCGTCTCCTTCCCCAATTTTGCCTACTGGAAGAATCTGCGCTCAGTCCTCGATGGCCGCATGCCGGTTTCCGAAGACCTGCCTTATCAATGGTACAACTCACCGAATGTACGCTTCTTCACCCTGCTTGATTTTGAGGCACTCTGTGCGCAAATGGGCCTGACCGTACGCGAACGCCGGGTGCTGGATGAGCAGGGGCGGCCGGTTGAATCGGAAGATCCGCGCGAACTGAACTTCCTTGGCAGCCTCGCCGTATTCCGGCTCTCGCAAACCGCCTGA
- a CDS encoding AmpG family muropeptide MFS transporter, giving the protein MPSWLAALLTRRMLICIFTGFSSGLPLYLLLNLLPAWLRSEGVDLKTIGFFALIQFPYTWKFLWAPLLDRYALPGFGRRRGWMLLTQVTLLLVIGSLGGLDPRNNIWPILWLAALLAFLSATQDIAVDAFRREILQDAELGLGNAVHVNAYRIAGLIPGSLSLILADRLPWNEVFWITGAFMLPGMAMAWLVKEPTVGGQPKTLREAVSEPFREFWQRQGWQGAATVLGFIFLYKLGDSLCTALATPFYLDMGFSKTDIGLIAKHAGLWPAVVGALLGGLWMVRLGINRALWLFGIIQLVSIFGFAWLAGQGQFNEIGGQERIALALVIGLEALGVGLGTAAFVAFIARSTHPAYTATQMALFTSLSAVPRTFINASAGWLVEQLGWLNFFWLCAVLAVPGMLLLLKVAPWHGNDKPAFQS; this is encoded by the coding sequence ATGCCAAGCTGGCTTGCCGCCCTGCTGACCCGGAGGATGCTGATCTGCATCTTCACCGGTTTTTCCTCGGGACTCCCGCTCTACCTGCTGCTCAACCTGCTGCCAGCCTGGCTCAGGAGCGAAGGAGTGGACCTCAAGACGATCGGCTTTTTTGCGCTGATCCAGTTTCCCTACACCTGGAAATTCCTCTGGGCTCCGCTACTGGATCGCTACGCCCTGCCCGGCTTCGGCCGACGGCGCGGCTGGATGCTGCTGACACAGGTGACTCTGCTGCTGGTCATCGGCTCGCTGGGTGGACTCGACCCGCGCAACAACATCTGGCCAATCCTGTGGCTGGCCGCCTTGCTCGCCTTCCTTTCGGCAACCCAGGATATTGCGGTCGACGCCTTCCGCCGCGAAATTCTGCAGGATGCCGAACTGGGCCTCGGCAACGCCGTACACGTCAACGCCTACCGGATCGCCGGCCTGATCCCCGGCTCCTTGTCGCTGATCCTGGCCGACCGCCTGCCGTGGAACGAAGTGTTCTGGATCACCGGTGCTTTCATGCTGCCAGGGATGGCAATGGCCTGGCTGGTCAAGGAGCCCACAGTCGGTGGTCAGCCCAAGACCCTGCGCGAAGCGGTCAGCGAGCCCTTCCGTGAATTCTGGCAGCGCCAAGGCTGGCAAGGTGCCGCCACGGTGCTCGGTTTCATTTTTCTGTACAAGCTCGGCGATAGCCTGTGCACCGCGCTGGCCACCCCGTTTTACCTCGACATGGGATTCTCGAAAACCGACATCGGACTGATCGCCAAGCATGCCGGGCTGTGGCCGGCGGTGGTCGGCGCCCTGCTTGGCGGCCTGTGGATGGTTCGCCTGGGAATCAACCGCGCCCTGTGGCTGTTCGGCATCATCCAACTGGTCTCGATCTTCGGTTTTGCATGGCTGGCCGGCCAAGGTCAGTTCAATGAAATTGGTGGCCAGGAACGGATTGCGCTGGCGTTGGTGATCGGACTCGAAGCATTGGGGGTCGGTCTGGGTACTGCAGCTTTCGTGGCCTTCATCGCCCGCAGTACGCACCCGGCCTATACCGCAACACAGATGGCGCTGTTTACCAGCCTGTCAGCGGTTCCCCGGACCTTCATCAATGCTTCGGCAGGCTGGCTGGTCGAGCAACTCGGCTGGCTCAATTTCTTCTGGTTATGCGCCGTACTGGCGGTTCCAGGCATGCTGCTATTACTGAAAGTCGCCCCCTGGCACGGTAACGACAAACCAGCGTTTCAGTCCTGA
- a CDS encoding YqjK family protein: MNERLLQLATRHGVLRARIDEQRRHLAQQVVPLEAALAKGDLVLDGVDWLKQHPGAVGAAVAVAVVAKPARLWRWGRRAFVVWRGWQSLRGGLLKKFAGGG, encoded by the coding sequence GTGAACGAGCGGCTGTTGCAACTGGCGACACGGCACGGGGTATTGCGGGCACGCATCGACGAGCAGCGGCGGCACTTGGCGCAACAGGTCGTGCCGCTTGAGGCAGCCCTGGCCAAGGGGGACTTGGTACTCGATGGCGTCGATTGGCTGAAGCAGCATCCGGGAGCCGTCGGAGCCGCCGTTGCCGTGGCCGTGGTGGCCAAACCGGCACGCCTGTGGCGCTGGGGGCGACGAGCTTTTGTGGTGTGGCGAGGTTGGCAATCCTTGCGTGGCGGCTTGCTGAAAAAATTCGCTGGCGGCGGTTGA
- a CDS encoding phage holin family protein, translating into MMQNPGGEGAREGLFAALKNTLATLLTIGKTRAELLVTELEEEKYRLISLWAKAIGAAFLLAVGMILGVFCLALAFWEQRVILFGLFASLFIGGGLILVFALKRQAAQPSKLFRASLAELESDMAQLRRRPGSAE; encoded by the coding sequence ATGATGCAGAATCCAGGCGGTGAAGGGGCCCGCGAAGGCTTGTTTGCCGCACTGAAAAACACGCTCGCGACCTTGCTGACCATTGGCAAGACGCGGGCGGAGTTGCTGGTTACCGAGCTGGAAGAGGAAAAATACCGTCTGATTTCGCTGTGGGCCAAGGCGATCGGTGCGGCCTTCCTGCTCGCAGTAGGTATGATCCTCGGCGTTTTCTGCCTGGCGCTGGCATTTTGGGAGCAACGGGTTATCCTCTTCGGCTTGTTTGCCAGCCTTTTTATCGGCGGTGGACTAATCCTCGTCTTCGCGTTGAAACGTCAGGCGGCGCAACCGAGCAAGTTGTTCCGCGCCAGCCTGGCTGAGCTCGAGAGCGATATGGCACAACTGCGCCGGCGCCCGGGGAGTGCGGAGTGA
- a CDS encoding YqjD family protein produces the protein MSQEMSVANKEKLVSDLKVVVADAEEILRATAGTAGEKVAEMRERIGVRLRDAKERLQDAEAALVDKTKACARATDDFVHEQPWKAVGVAAALGLALGVLIGRR, from the coding sequence ATGTCCCAAGAAATGAGCGTCGCCAATAAGGAAAAACTGGTTTCCGATCTCAAGGTCGTGGTTGCCGACGCTGAAGAAATCCTGCGTGCCACTGCGGGTACCGCCGGTGAGAAGGTCGCTGAAATGCGCGAGCGCATCGGTGTGCGTCTGCGCGACGCCAAGGAGCGTCTGCAGGATGCCGAAGCTGCGCTGGTCGACAAGACCAAGGCCTGTGCCCGTGCCACCGATGATTTCGTCCATGAGCAGCCGTGGAAGGCTGTCGGCGTAGCCGCCGCTCTGGGCCTTGCCCTGGGCGTCCTGATTGGTCGCCGTTAA
- a CDS encoding exodeoxyribonuclease III, producing MLRIISLNLNGIRSAWSKGVLSWAAAQQADIVCLQELKAQLPDLTPEMQQPDGMHAFYHCAEKKGYSGVGIWSRQAPDRVVAGFDGGEFDAEGRYLRADFGNLSVISLYLPSGSSSPERQEAKFRFLDVFFPHLQQLRAEGREVVLCGDWNIAHREIDLKNWKSNQKNSGFLPEERAWLGRLFDEQGWVDVYRRLHPETTDACYTWWSNRGQAWAKNVGWRIDYQIATPGIAALAQASTIYKEQRFSDHAPLTVDYAYPA from the coding sequence ATGTTACGCATCATCTCGCTCAACCTCAACGGAATCCGCTCGGCCTGGAGCAAAGGGGTGTTGTCCTGGGCGGCAGCCCAGCAAGCCGATATCGTCTGCCTGCAGGAGCTCAAGGCTCAATTGCCGGACCTGACACCGGAGATGCAGCAGCCGGACGGCATGCATGCCTTTTATCACTGCGCTGAAAAGAAGGGCTACAGCGGTGTCGGAATCTGGTCGCGGCAGGCGCCGGATCGGGTGGTGGCGGGTTTCGATGGCGGCGAGTTCGATGCCGAAGGCCGTTACTTGCGCGCCGATTTCGGTAATTTGTCAGTGATCTCTCTGTATTTGCCTTCCGGTTCGTCCTCCCCGGAGCGGCAGGAAGCGAAATTCCGCTTCCTCGACGTATTTTTCCCCCACTTGCAGCAATTGCGTGCCGAGGGACGGGAAGTCGTACTCTGCGGTGACTGGAACATCGCGCATCGGGAAATCGACCTGAAAAACTGGAAGTCGAACCAGAAAAATTCCGGCTTCCTGCCCGAAGAGCGGGCCTGGCTCGGTCGCCTGTTCGACGAACAGGGCTGGGTCGATGTCTATCGGCGTCTCCATCCCGAGACTACCGACGCTTGCTATACGTGGTGGAGCAACCGGGGGCAGGCCTGGGCCAAGAATGTCGGGTGGCGGATCGACTACCAGATTGCGACTCCCGGGATCGCGGCCCTTGCTCAGGCGTCGACGATCTACAAGGAACAGCGTTTTTCCGATCATGCGCCGTTGACCGTGGATTACGCCTATCCAGCCTGA
- the pyrE gene encoding orotate phosphoribosyltransferase yields the protein MDFRQDFIKFAVDCQVLRFGEFKTKAGRLSPYFFNAGLFNDGASLGKLAEFYAKATEAGGVRFDMLFGPAYKGIPLVAAISIALAGHGYNFPFAFNRKEAKDHGEGGNIVGAPLQGRVLIVDDVISAGTSVRESVELIRAAGATPAGVLIALDRQERGQGELSAVQEVQRDYGIPVIAVAGLKDLMAYLAQHPEFAEHRDAVARYREQYGVDA from the coding sequence ATGGATTTTCGCCAGGATTTCATCAAGTTCGCCGTTGACTGCCAGGTTTTACGCTTTGGCGAATTCAAGACCAAGGCCGGCCGGCTCTCGCCGTATTTCTTCAATGCCGGCCTGTTCAACGACGGTGCCTCCCTGGGCAAACTCGCGGAATTCTACGCGAAAGCCACCGAGGCCGGCGGCGTCCGCTTCGACATGCTGTTCGGCCCGGCTTACAAGGGCATTCCGCTGGTTGCGGCAATTTCGATCGCGCTGGCCGGGCACGGCTACAACTTCCCCTTCGCTTTCAATCGCAAGGAAGCCAAGGACCACGGCGAAGGCGGCAACATCGTCGGCGCACCGCTGCAAGGTCGCGTACTGATCGTGGACGACGTGATTTCGGCCGGCACCTCGGTGCGCGAATCGGTCGAACTGATCCGCGCGGCCGGTGCCACTCCGGCCGGCGTCCTGATTGCACTCGACCGCCAGGAGCGCGGCCAGGGCGAACTGTCGGCAGTCCAGGAGGTACAGCGCGACTACGGGATTCCGGTCATCGCCGTGGCCGGGCTCAAGGACTTGATGGCTTATCTGGCACAGCATCCGGAGTTCGCCGAACACCGCGACGCCGTTGCCCGCTACCGGGAGCAATACGGTGTCGACGCCTGA
- the gatB gene encoding Asp-tRNA(Asn)/Glu-tRNA(Gln) amidotransferase subunit GatB, with translation MSQWEVVIGIETHAQLATVSKIFSGASTAFGAEANTQACAVDLALPGVLPVLNRKAVDCAIRFGLAIGAEVAAKSVFARKNYFYPDLPKGYQISQFELPVVVGGAITVQVGSGDKAYEKTINLTRAHLEEDAGKSLHEDFHGKSGIDLNRAGTPLLEIVTEPDMRSSDEAVAYARALHALVRWIGICDGNMQEGSFRCDANVSVRRPGQPFGTRREIKNLNSFRFLKEAIDYEVQWQINEIEEGRKIQQATVLFDPDSGETRTMRTKEDAHDYRYFPDPDLLPLVISSDWMDRVRSELPELPGQMRQRFVEQFGLSAYDATTLTASQEIAEFFESTVNIAGAANAKPCANWVMVDLAARLNKEGKELAESPVSAAQLGGLILRIADNTISNNIAKKVFEALWNGEGATADEVIEKQGLKQITDSGAIEKLVDEVLAANPGNVAEYKAGKEKAFNALVGQVMKAAKGKANPQQVNDLLKAKLAG, from the coding sequence ATGAGTCAATGGGAAGTAGTGATCGGGATCGAGACGCACGCGCAGCTCGCCACCGTTTCCAAGATTTTTTCCGGTGCCTCGACCGCTTTCGGCGCCGAGGCCAACACCCAGGCCTGTGCCGTCGATCTGGCGTTGCCCGGCGTCCTGCCGGTACTCAACCGCAAGGCGGTCGATTGTGCGATCCGCTTCGGTCTGGCCATCGGCGCCGAAGTGGCGGCCAAGTCGGTGTTCGCACGCAAGAATTATTTTTACCCCGATCTGCCCAAGGGCTACCAGATCAGCCAGTTCGAGCTGCCGGTGGTGGTCGGCGGGGCGATTACCGTCCAGGTGGGGAGTGGTGACAAAGCCTACGAGAAAACGATCAACCTGACCCGCGCGCACCTTGAGGAAGACGCCGGCAAGTCGCTGCACGAGGACTTCCACGGCAAATCCGGGATCGACCTCAACCGCGCCGGCACGCCGCTGCTCGAAATCGTCACCGAGCCCGACATGCGCTCCTCCGATGAGGCCGTTGCCTATGCCCGTGCCCTGCACGCGCTGGTGCGCTGGATCGGGATCTGCGACGGCAACATGCAGGAAGGTTCGTTCCGCTGCGACGCCAACGTCTCGGTACGGCGCCCCGGCCAACCCTTTGGTACCCGCCGCGAGATCAAAAACCTCAACTCCTTCCGTTTCCTTAAGGAAGCCATCGACTACGAGGTGCAGTGGCAGATCAACGAAATCGAGGAAGGCCGCAAGATTCAGCAGGCGACCGTGCTGTTCGACCCGGACAGCGGCGAAACCCGGACCATGCGGACCAAGGAAGACGCTCACGATTATCGCTATTTCCCCGATCCCGACCTGCTGCCGCTGGTGATTTCCAGCGACTGGATGGATCGGGTCAGGAGCGAATTGCCCGAGCTACCCGGCCAGATGCGCCAGCGCTTCGTCGAGCAGTTTGGCCTGTCCGCCTACGATGCGACGACGCTGACTGCGAGCCAGGAAATTGCCGAATTTTTCGAGTCGACCGTGAATATCGCCGGTGCGGCCAATGCCAAGCCCTGTGCCAACTGGGTGATGGTCGATCTGGCCGCCCGCCTCAACAAGGAAGGTAAGGAACTCGCCGAGTCGCCCGTTTCCGCCGCACAACTGGGCGGGCTGATCCTGCGCATTGCCGACAACACCATCTCCAACAACATCGCCAAGAAGGTTTTCGAGGCGCTGTGGAACGGTGAGGGTGCGACTGCCGACGAGGTGATCGAGAAGCAGGGCTTGAAGCAGATTACCGACAGCGGCGCCATCGAGAAGCTGGTCGATGAGGTGCTTGCCGCCAATCCGGGCAATGTCGCCGAATACAAGGCGGGCAAGGAAAAGGCATTCAATGCGCTGGTCGGCCAGGTGATGAAGGCGGCCAAGGGCAAGGCCAACCCGCAGCAGGTTAATGATTTGCTGAAGGCCAAGCTGGCCGGTTGA
- the gatA gene encoding Asp-tRNA(Asn)/Glu-tRNA(Gln) amidotransferase subunit GatA: MINASLKELSQALAAKQVSSVELTTLFLDRIDRLNPQINAFVTVDRDKSLKAAAVADARIAAGQFGPLTGIPLAQKDIFCAEGWRTTCGSKMLENFVAPYDATVVRKLEGEAGMVSLGKTNMDEFAMGSSNENSYFGAVKNPWALDRVPGGSSGGSAAAVAARLAPIATGTDTGGSIRQPASMCGLTGLKPTYGVVSRYGMIAYASSLDQGGPMGRSAEDCALLLNVMAGFDERDSTSLERPAEDYARDLEQPLAGLRVGLPKEFFAAGCDAGVMAAVQGAIRELEKLGATMVEVSLPNSHLSVPAYYVIAPAEASSNLSRYDGVRYGYRAPEYGNLDDMYMKTRAQGFGAEVKRRILVGAYVLSHGYYDAYYLQAQRIRRLIANDFVAAFNDCDVILGPTAPTTAFRIGEKSSDPVQMYLSDIYTIAVNLAGLPGMALPCGFADGLPVGLQLIGNYFAEARLLNVAHRFQQATDWHTQQPAGIA, encoded by the coding sequence ATGATTAATGCATCGCTCAAGGAACTGTCGCAGGCGCTGGCCGCGAAACAGGTTTCCAGCGTCGAACTGACGACGCTCTTTCTCGACCGCATCGACCGGCTGAATCCGCAAATCAACGCTTTTGTCACGGTCGACCGTGACAAAAGCCTGAAAGCGGCTGCTGTCGCCGACGCCCGCATCGCCGCCGGCCAGTTTGGCCCGCTGACGGGGATCCCGCTGGCGCAGAAGGATATTTTCTGTGCCGAAGGCTGGCGTACCACTTGCGGTTCGAAAATGCTCGAAAACTTTGTCGCGCCTTACGACGCGACGGTGGTGCGCAAGCTCGAGGGCGAGGCCGGCATGGTTTCGCTGGGCAAAACCAACATGGACGAATTCGCGATGGGTTCGTCGAACGAAAATTCGTATTTCGGCGCGGTGAAGAATCCGTGGGCGCTCGACCGCGTTCCCGGCGGCTCTTCCGGCGGCTCGGCAGCGGCGGTCGCGGCGCGGCTGGCGCCGATTGCCACTGGTACCGATACCGGTGGCTCGATCCGCCAGCCGGCGTCGATGTGCGGCCTGACCGGCCTCAAGCCGACCTATGGCGTGGTTTCGCGTTACGGCATGATTGCCTACGCCTCTTCGCTCGACCAGGGCGGCCCGATGGGGCGCAGCGCCGAGGATTGCGCGCTGCTGCTGAACGTGATGGCGGGTTTCGACGAGCGCGATTCGACCTCGCTGGAGCGTCCGGCCGAAGACTATGCCCGCGATCTGGAGCAGCCGTTGGCCGGCCTGCGCGTCGGTCTGCCCAAGGAGTTCTTTGCCGCTGGCTGCGATGCCGGGGTGATGGCTGCCGTTCAGGGCGCGATCCGCGAACTGGAAAAGCTCGGCGCGACCATGGTCGAGGTCTCGCTGCCCAACTCGCACCTCTCGGTCCCGGCCTATTACGTGATCGCGCCGGCCGAGGCCAGCTCCAACCTGTCGCGTTACGACGGCGTGCGTTACGGCTATCGGGCACCGGAGTACGGCAACCTCGACGACATGTACATGAAGACGCGGGCGCAGGGTTTTGGCGCCGAGGTCAAGCGCCGCATCCTGGTTGGCGCCTACGTGCTGTCGCACGGTTACTACGACGCCTACTACCTGCAGGCGCAGCGGATTCGCCGCCTGATCGCCAACGATTTCGTCGCCGCCTTCAACGATTGCGACGTGATCCTCGGGCCGACCGCGCCGACCACCGCTTTCCGTATCGGCGAAAAGTCTTCCGACCCGGTGCAGATGTACCTCTCCGACATCTACACCATCGCCGTGAACCTCGCCGGCCTGCCCGGCATGGCACTGCCTTGCGGTTTTGCCGACGGCCTGCCGGTTGGTCTGCAACTGATTGGCAACTATTTTGCCGAGGCTCGCCTGCTCAACGTCGCCCACCGCTTCCAGCAGGCGACCGACTGGCACACGCAGCAGCCGGCAGGGATTGCCTGA